One bacterium genomic region harbors:
- a CDS encoding deoxyguanosinetriphosphate triphosphohydrolase: MTGADGRAPWAQREEETRGRRHPEAEHAFRPVYARDRDRIIHCRAFRRLEYKTQVFLNHEGDHYRTRLTHSLEVSQIARTVARALGLNEDLAESLALSHDMGHTPFGHLGEDVLDPLMKGLGGFDHNRQTLRVVETLEERYPDFPGLNLTWETREGIAKHSGPPDVGRAPEAAEYLPGVPPTLEGQLIDLVDEIAYNHHDIDDGLESKLLDVGEFAEEAPIFGRPFAEARAAYPAQSERMWVKIALRRLIDVLVSDLVAATRAAIEARGVRSVADVRAQGAWLVSLSPEVAAENKNLKRRLNERLYKHPRIVEAKSYCAGVLRDLFHSYSGAPGEMPERFRVRAEEDGLPRAVCDYIAGMTDRYALQEHRRLCGGLGPDALPSATH, from the coding sequence CGGCCGTCGCCACCCGGAAGCGGAGCACGCCTTCCGGCCGGTCTACGCCCGCGACCGCGACCGCATCATCCACTGCCGCGCCTTCCGGCGGCTGGAGTACAAGACGCAGGTCTTCCTCAACCACGAGGGGGACCACTACCGCACCCGCCTCACGCATTCGCTCGAGGTCTCGCAGATCGCGCGCACGGTGGCCCGCGCGCTCGGCCTCAACGAGGACCTCGCCGAATCGCTCGCGCTGTCGCACGACATGGGGCACACGCCGTTCGGCCATCTCGGCGAGGACGTGCTCGACCCGTTGATGAAGGGCCTCGGCGGCTTCGACCACAACCGGCAGACGCTGCGCGTGGTGGAGACGCTCGAGGAGCGGTATCCGGACTTCCCCGGCCTCAACCTCACGTGGGAGACGCGGGAGGGGATCGCCAAGCACTCCGGTCCGCCCGACGTCGGCCGCGCACCGGAGGCGGCGGAGTACCTGCCCGGCGTTCCGCCGACGCTCGAGGGGCAGCTGATCGACCTCGTGGACGAGATCGCCTACAACCACCACGACATCGACGACGGGCTGGAGTCGAAGCTGCTCGACGTCGGCGAGTTCGCGGAGGAGGCGCCGATCTTCGGCCGGCCGTTCGCCGAGGCGCGGGCGGCCTATCCGGCGCAGTCGGAGCGGATGTGGGTCAAGATCGCGCTGCGGCGGCTGATCGACGTCCTCGTCTCGGACCTCGTCGCCGCGACGCGCGCGGCGATCGAGGCGCGCGGCGTGCGCTCGGTCGCGGACGTCCGCGCGCAGGGGGCCTGGCTCGTCTCGCTCTCGCCGGAGGTCGCCGCCGAGAACAAGAACCTCAAGCGCCGCCTCAACGAGCGTCTCTACAAGCATCCGCGGATCGTCGAGGCGAAGAGCTACTGCGCGGGAGTGCTGCGCGACCTCTTCCACTCCTACTCCGGGGCGCCGGGGGAGATGCCGGAGCGGTTCCGCGTCCGCGCGGAGGAGGACGGGCTGCCGCGCGCGGTCTGCGACTACATAGCCGGCATGACGGACCGCTACGCGCTGCAGGAGCATCGCCGCCTCTGCGGCGGTCTCGGCCCCGACGCGCTCCCCTCGGCCACGCACTGA